From one Trifolium pratense cultivar HEN17-A07 linkage group LG1, ARS_RC_1.1, whole genome shotgun sequence genomic stretch:
- the LOC123888129 gene encoding histidine kinase CKI1-like: MALQSLSLVILLAYGALITLVTLTPCWYVMVTHIEKRVNLNSKNIVDQLQSEIQYSAQLLHPMKSSSTNLARLLSSSLDSTNISFSDIQTKVAPLLFQAFVTVPHLTQISYIGMEGLFFSYCSDRDQALVMFSNSSSNKPLYYIQQANNETGEVFGEAIISNSSINTSWIKEAANLSNESASLGSKWSNDRDLLFLNSARINRIGVISLGFTAKSITDYVTSVDHLGTSSYLATKDGQILVEGIQHILFVVFNDSVSFQSVNANGDMIKNEGTVSCKNEAIASNLNIQDNRYLIHCYLIDIMGIESVYVLAVPRNGFDASYKKIGLALLNVMMVMILVAVFGFLFIDGRAIRREMHLCASLIKQKEATQQAEKKNMNKSLAVASASHDVRTSLAGITALIKISSKLVPSGSELASNLIQMEDCTRDLLGLLNSILDTSKIEVGKMELKEEEFDLSHFLEEVVDIYYLVAMEKGVELVLDPCNGSIIKYSRVKGDKGRLKQVLCNLLNNAVKFTNEGHITVRAWAQKPTLSSSIIKTNQHSFMKHLLHLFSKKKNEADEEDIEKTMNSIQQDSLRSMDFVFEVDDTGKGISKENYKSVFENYVQVKETDPVQEGTGLGLGIVQSLVRLMHGDIEIVDKNIGEKGTCFRFNVQLSLCEGVTVTDFSARGGLEYGTSNMNPMLHIFNSSPKIEASRVVLLIGNKERRRTCKRFMKSLGIKVKVVSCQEGLFDTLEEIKQKDRRSGGLSSPESSSNLSPSSHSTSHNSFSRTRGVPLSSMDGNEYTSPVFKKMNVGTVSGFVLIVIDANAGPSFPKLFRISFVPSHNASS; encoded by the exons ATGGCATTACAGTCTTTGTCTTTGGTGATCTTACTG GCATATGGTGCACTGATAACTCTTGTCACATTGACACCATGCTGGTATGTCATGGTCACGCATATCGAGAAACGTGTGAATTTGAACTCAAAAAATATTGTAGACCAATTGCAATCAGAAATTCAGTACTCAGCTCAACTGTTGCATCCAATGAAATCCTCATCAACAAATTTAGCAAGATTGTTGAGTTCATCACTTGATTCTACTAACATCTCTTTCTCTGATATTCAAACCAAG gTTGCTCCATTATTATTTCAAGCATTTGTGACAGTTCCTCACTTAACTCAAATCTCATACATAGGAATGGAAGGTCTCTTTTTCTCATATTGCAGTGATCGCGATCAAGCTCTAGTGATGTTCTCTAATTCATCATCAAATAAACCCTTATACTATATTCAGCAAGCGAATAATGAAACCGGAGAGGTTTTTGGAGAAGCCATAATATCAAACTCCTCTATCAACACAAGTTGGATTAAGGAAGCAGCTAATCTTTCAAATGAATCTGCGTCGTTAGGAAGCAAGTGGAGCAATGACCGCGATCTTTTGTTCCTCAATTCTGCTAGAATCAACAGAATAGGAGTGATTTCGCTAGGATTTACAGCAAAATCAATAACTGATTATGTTACTAGTGTTGACCATCTAGGCACGAGCTCGTATTTAGCTACCAAAGATGGACAAATTCTTGTGGAAGGAATTCAACATATCCTTTTCGTTGTTTTTAATGATTCAGTTTCCTTCCAATCAGTGAATGCAAATGGAGATATGATAAAGAATGAGGGAACTGTCTCATGCAAGAATGAAGCTATTGCTTCTAATTTGAATATTCAAGATAATAGATATCTAATCCATTGCTACCTCATTGATATAATGGGAATAGAATCA GTGTATGTTTTGGCTGTACCACGAAATGGATTTGACGCGAGTTATAAGAAAATCGGATTGGCTCTATTGAATGTAATGATGGTAATGATACTTGTTGCTGTCTTTGGTTTTCTATTTATTGATGGTAGAGCCATAAGAAGAGAAATGCACTTGTGTGCCTCACTCATCAAACAAAAAGAGGCCACACAACAAGCTGAGAAAAAAAACATGAACAAGAGCCTCGCTGTTGCTAGTGCCAGCCACGACGTTCGCACTTCTCTCGCAGGCATTACTGCTCTCATAAAAATTTCGTCTAAGTTAGTTCCTTCTGGTTCAGAATTGGCTTCAAATTTAATCCAAATGGAGGATTGTACACGAGATTTACTAG GACTATTGAACTCTATACTTGACACAAGCAAAATTGAGGTAGGAAAAATGGAACTGAAGGAAGAAGAATTTGATTTATCTCATTTTCTGGAAGAAGTGGTTGATATATACTATCTTGTGGCCATGGAGAAAGGTGTAGAACTTGTATTGGACCCTTGTAATGGTTCTATTATAAAATATTCGCGTGTGAAAGGCGATAAAGGAAGACTTAAACAAGTGTTGTGTAATTTACTGAACAATGCTGTCAAATTTACAAATGAAGGTCACATAACAGTTCGAGCTTGGGCCCAGAAGCCGACATTAAGTAGTTCAATAATCAAAACTAACCAACATAGTTTCATGAAACATTTGTTGCACTTATTttcgaagaaaaaaaatgaagcagATGAGGAGGACATAGAGAAAACAATGAATTCGATTCAACAAGATTCTCTGCGTTCTATGGATTTCGTGTTTGAAGTGGACGATACAGGAAAAGGAATTTCGAAAGAGAATTACAAGTCTGTGTTTGAGAATTATGTTCAAGTTAAAGAAACTGATCCTGTCCAAGAAGGAACAGGCTTAGGACTTGGAATTGTGCAGTCTTTG GTACGTTTGATGCATGGAGATATTGAAATTGTGGACAAGAATATTGGTGAAAAAGGAACATGTTTCAGGTTCAATGTTCAACTCAGTTTATGCGAAGGAGTAACCGTGACAGATTTTAGTGCAAGGGGAGGTCTTGAGTATGGAACAAGTAACATGAATCCCATGTTACATATTTTCAACTCTAGTCCGAAGATCGAGGCTTCGCGTGTTGTTCTTTTAATTGGAAACAAGGAGCGTCGGAGGACTTGTAAAAGGTTCATGAAGAGCTTAGGGATTAAAGTTAAGGTTGTGAGCTGTCAAGAAGGTTTGTTTGATACTCTAGAGGAGATCAAACAAAAGGATCGCCGTTCCGGTGGCCTGAGCTCTCCAGAATCTTCTTCCAATTTGAGTCCTTCCTCCCATTCCACATCTCATAATTCATTTTCAAGAACCAGAGGTGTTCCTTTGAGTTCTATGGATGGAAATGAGTATACATCACCGGTGTTCAAGAAGATGAATGTTGGAACTGTCTCAGGATTCGTCTTGATTGTCATAGATGCAAATGCAGGACCATCATTTCCTAAACTTTTCAGAATT TCGTTTGTTCCAAGTCATAATGCTTCTTCCTGA